CAGTCATTCCCGAAAACAATGCATTTAAAAGTCACACAAACGAAGCCAAGAGAATTGATCACTTACAGTGATTATTCTCACAGACCAAAATCGCAGGCAAGTCCCAAAGCGCAGAGATGTTAAGCGCCTCGAAAAGCTGCCCCTGATTGGCAGCACCGTCACCGTAAAGCGCAAACGTCACCGTTTCATCCTTGGAGTACTTCTGCGCAAAGGCAAGGCCACATCCGAGAGGAACCTGAGCTCCGACGATGCCGTGGCCGCCGTAAAACCCGGCGTCCTTCTTGTAAAAGTGCATAGATCCTCCTTTGCCCTTGGAGCAGCCGCCCTGGCGGCCCATGAGCTCGGAGAAGATCTGGACTAAGGTGCCGCCGCGGCCGAGGAAGGTGCAGTGGTCGCGGTAGGCGGTGATGATGCAGTCCTTCTTGGTAATTGCGGCCTCCATGCCGATGGCGACGGCCTCCTGGCCGTCGTAGAGGTGGCAGAAGCCGCGGATGAGCTTGGCCTTGTAGAGAGAGTCGGCGGCGATCTCCATGCGGCGCATGAGGGCCATGTCGCGGAAAAAGGTCATGAGTTCGGCGGCGGAGGTGTCGAGGGTGCGGGAGGGGACGTCGCAGACGTGGGAGGTGAAGGGGAGGGAGGTCTCGATGGTGATCGGGGAGGAGtcggaggaggagagggagcGGCGGAGGGAGAGGGCGGAGGCGAGGGGCTTGAGGAGGGTGGAtccggcggaggaggaggagaggcgGGAGAGAGCCATGGCGGTGGGATTGGATCGGAGCTGTGGAAGGAGTGAGatcggtggaggaggagggtttGTGTGAAGGAGGAGTGAGGGGTTTGGTGAGAGAGGTGAAGCCAAATGGGTTAGGGAAAATGTTTTTTTAGTATTATCAGTCTCATTTGGCTTACTGATCTGGCGGCCTGATTTATCTGacttttattcttcttctcaatTTTTTGGCCCAAAATTTGTTTCATTTATGAACGAATCTCATTTTCTACAAAAATGTGGGCTACAAAGTTCTATCCATCGCTCATTCAATCACATCTATTGTGGCTCGATGGTAGAGTCGTAAGACGTGATATACGGTTAAACGTGGGGTCGATTAACTTATTTATGTCATTTTTgttgttaaatttataatcaGGTCGAATACGAAAAGAGTGAGACAAGATTataatacgtaaataaaaatgtaaaatattaaatttttctTTCGGTATTAATGATTGAAATGTAAATTCGAAAATGATTAAAGTTGACTTGGAATATATTTATCTGAAATTGGCCAAGATCATAAAAAATACAACTTGCTCgatggaaaaagaaaagggtaAGTGCAGACATTTGAATATAATACTCGGTACCAGTGTCTGCATTTGAGATTTGGAGCATCATTTGATTACAGAATTGTTTGGTGGGAGTAAGCAAAGATGTGCTGCGTGTTGTTTGGtggttgcatatatataatattgccCAAAGGGCGCTAATGAGCAACAAACGCACCCTGCCCCTTCACGTTTTATAATGCAAAGGAGCGACAAACGCATAATCCCCTTTTAATGACCTTTTGCTTTCGGGCTAGTGTTGTGTTCCTTGGTAACTTTGAGTATGAGTGTATGACTTCAAATTGTGAAAGCTTATATGTAGTCCCACCGTATCGGGCGCCAAATTGTGAAGCTTATGTGCACAGGCGGATCTGGACCCCGAGCTCAGCGAATTATACCATTCtagtttaaattttgttttttgctgGGTAAAAATTTCAGATCTCTTGGCTTTGGCTTTTGTTATTGTAGTTGTGGGCCAGGTGGGGTTTCATCTGTGGTAGATATTGAAGTTTATCTTTGTTAATGGTGGAATGGAGTGGTCGTGCGGTCGTGCCttatatcatatatgcataaagagagaaactaggtgatatatgaagaaaataaactcAGTGCTTACTGTTATAGCACATTGGGTTCAAAATTTGCATCCatatattatttgttatttttcttttctatctctagttttctatttttagtactaatttataataattttacatatatacataacaTTTTTTTCTCTCGAATAGAGAATTTACATACTTCAATTTTTCCACTCATCTAACTTTCAGACTCTAGATCAGCCACTGTTTATGTGGAGTCTCATTGTATCGGGCGTGAAGCAAATTTGTTAGTAGATGCCATAGCTAATACTAGTTGAACTAATGGTTTTTTGTTGTAGTGTTTTTTGTTAGAATTAATATTGATTGCTTCAAATGCTTTCTAATCTGTGTCGAAATATTATGTCAAAGCATTTAATTTCTCTGGAACtaagaaaaaattaaaattaaaattctaATTAGCGGTGGCATGATTTGAACCTAAATATCAGAGATTCTCACCCCAAGCCTCTTACTAATTCGACTACCACATTTCCTGttatataaaagaaatgtGATCCCATATATAAAGTACTAATTAGTGAGATGGTGCCACAAATTTTGAAGTAATGGTGGCCCAAACTTTGACATAAAAATGAAGCCCAAGCGCTTGGCCGTAGAATAGACAGCTGTGTACTGAAAACATATTCGTATTCGAGATTTTTTCCTACGCAAAACGACGACGTGGCGTTGGATTGGATATTTTTTCGCGCATGATTTTTCCAAACGATAAATACGGAGTTAGGTAGATTTGGCCCAAAAATCTCTCCCGCCATGGAGACCTTGTCTATCCTCTCACCCTCTCACACTTTCTTCACGCGCCTCCTCTCTCTCCAACCCTCACCTCCTCCCTTACTCCACCACCTCACCCAAACCCTAGGTTTCTGCTGCCCCAAGCCACCTCCCCCGAATCTCCTCCGATTCCGAGTCACCTTCCAGTCCCCGAGCTCCGCCTACGCCTCGAAGTCTCAGCTCTCCGACGCCGACGAcgatgaggaggaggaagacgaGGAGTTcgaagaggaggaggacgaCGACGAAGACGTCGCGGCCGACGAGTACGATGATATTTCCGGCGATATGTCCGACGGCTTCGAACAAAGCGACGACGAAGTTGAAACGGAGCCGGAGCCGGCGATTCGCGCCGACGAGGAGTTCCGGTGGCAGAGAGTGGAGAAGCTCTGCGAGGACGTCAAAAATTTCGGCGAGGAAATGATTGACGAcgccgcgctcgcttctcTCTACGATTTTCGCATCGATAAATTTCAggtgatgatttgattaatACTAATCACATTTGTGATTATATGAATCAATTTGTATATTATTTACTGATTTTGTGGCTAAAAATCTATATGATTATCGAATAGATAAGTTTCAGGTGGtgtttgattatatgaatcaGTTTGTATATTATGTACTGATTTTGAGCTACGAATCTATTGGTCAATCAATTTGGATAGAGATTAGCTATACAAGCATTCTTGAGAGGCTCATCAGTAGTTGTATCAGCGCCGACGAGTAGTGGAAAGACTTTGATAGCTGAAGCTGCTGCTGTGGCAACTGTGGCCAGGGGAAGGAGATTGTTCTACACGACGCCGCTTAAGGCCTTGTCCAATCAGAAGTTTCGCGAATTTCggtatgtgaatcatgtcttatATTGCTATGTGAAGTTGCTCACTGTTACTGTGGTTGCAATGTGGTGATGTAATTGTAAAGGCAGTAGGGGATTTGAATTAGCTGAATGTTGCTGTGATTTCAGTGAAACGTTTGGTGAAGATAATGTTGGTCTTCTTACGGGAGATTCGGCAGTAAACAAAGATGCTCAGGTTTTGATTATGACCACGGAGATTTTGCGCAACATGTTGTATCAGAGGTATGTTTGGGGAATCCACAGTAACTTTGATTTGTCACTGCAGCAGTAGTATAGATATTAACGATGTCAACTTTCCGGTTCTGCCActgagtgtgtttgtttcttaGTGCAGCGTTGGAATGGCTTCTGCTCGGGACTCTCTTTTTCACGTTGATGTAATAGTCTTGGATGAAGTGCATTATCTAAGTGACATATCTCGGGGTACAGTGTGGGAAGAAATTGTAAGTGCAATTTGTTGCCATCATACCTGTTGTACTGCCATTAATGTCATAACATCAGTAGTGTTAATgtttgtgatatttcaggTTATTTATTCCCCAAAAGCGGTTCAGCTCATATGTTTGTCTGCAACAGTTGCTAATCCAGATGAATTGGCCGGTTGGATTGGTCAGGTACTTCGGTCTTACATGATTTATCTGCATAGACGAAAACTGTGAAACATGGGCACTTCGTATTATACTTATTTTGTCTAGTTTTACATTTTATTATGAGGAGATATAACAGTTAATTGAATTCTCCTTCATCCTGTTTCTAGATTCATGGTAAAACTGAATTGGTAACTTCAACAAAGCGTCCAGTACCATTGACTTGGCATTTTTCAACGAAGACCTCTTTATTACCACTTCTTGATAAGACAGGAAAACACATGAATAGGtaatgtttcttttcattctccTTTCTAGAAATTTGTTGTTGAGCTGCTGtctgaaataaataaaaaatagaaatgctTAAAGCCAGTTGTTTGATCTTATTATTGTACCGATATTAGCTTCTCAATGTTTTCCTAATGAAATGTTTGTTTCGTACTGAACTTGTTGTACTTTTTTCCTTTGAAAATCTGGGGGAACATCAATGATATTAACATTTTCATTAAATGGAACAGGAGGTTGTCAGTCAATTATATGCAACTTAATGCTCCTCCAACAAAATCTTATAAAGATGATGGTTCTAGAAGGAGAAATTCAAGAAGACGGAATAGGGAGACGAGCTATGATGACAGTACTGGTAACATGTCTAGACGGCCACTTTCAAAGAATGACATCAACTTAATATACCGGTCACAAGTATGATTTCTGCATCAATCTTTTGAGACACAGACACATTACAAAAATTGCTTTCTTTTTCCTTGGAAACACTGATTACTTAGGTTTTGTTATGTTTCTACCTGTGATATCAATGTTCCTGCAATAATTGACCAATCATTCTAACCATATCGTATTGTTTGCCTTTCTTTTTAGGTGCCTCAAGTTACTGATACATTATGGCACCTTAAGTCTAAGGATATGCTACCAGCATTATGGTTTATTTTTAGCAGGAAGGGTTGTGATGCCGCCGTTCAGTACATTGAAGATTGCAACCTTTTGGACGACTATGAAGCAAGTGAGGTCGACTTAGCGCTGAAGAGGTTCCGCATTAAGTATCCGGATGCTATCAGGGAGAGTGCAGTAAAGGGGTTACTGCGTGGGGTTGCTGCCCATCATGCTGGATGTCTACCTTTATGGAAATCATTCATAGAAGAGCTATTTCAGCGTGGTCTTGTTAAGGTTGTATTTGCTACAGAAACACTCGCAGCTGGAATAAATATGCCTGCTAGGACAGCCATTATTGCATCCCTCAGCAAAAGGAGTGACAGTGGACGTACCTTATTGAGCTCAAACGAACTACTTCAAATGGCCGGGCGTGCTGGACGTAGAGGCACAGATGACAAGGGTCATGTAGTGCTTATCCAGAATCCATACGAGGGTGCTGAAGCTGG
This is a stretch of genomic DNA from Argentina anserina chromosome 4, drPotAnse1.1, whole genome shotgun sequence. It encodes these proteins:
- the LOC126789901 gene encoding pyruvate dehydrogenase E1 component subunit alpha-1, mitochondrial, with protein sequence MALSRLSSSSAGSTLLKPLASALSLRRSLSSSDSSPITIETSLPFTSHVCDVPSRTLDTSAAELMTFFRDMALMRRMEIAADSLYKAKLIRGFCHLYDGQEAVAIGMEAAITKKDCIITAYRDHCTFLGRGGTLVQIFSELMGRQGGCSKGKGGSMHFYKKDAGFYGGHGIVGAQVPLGCGLAFAQKYSKDETVTFALYGDGAANQGQLFEALNISALWDLPAILVCENNHYGMGTAEWRAAKSPAYYKRGDYVPGLKVDGMDVFAVKQACKFAKEHALKNGPIILEMDTYRYHGHSMSDPGSTYRTRDEISGVRQERDPIERIKKLIFAHDIATEKELKDIEKEVRKEVDEAIAQAKESPMPETSELFTNVYKKGFGVESFGPDRKELRAVLP
- the LOC126792625 gene encoding DExH-box ATP-dependent RNA helicase DExH15 chloroplastic; its protein translation is METLSILSPSHTFFTRLLSLQPSPPPLLHHLTQTLGFCCPKPPPPNLLRFRVTFQSPSSAYASKSQLSDADDDEEEEDEEFEEEEDDDEDVAADEYDDISGDMSDGFEQSDDEVETEPEPAIRADEEFRWQRVEKLCEDVKNFGEEMIDDAALASLYDFRIDKFQRLAIQAFLRGSSVVVSAPTSSGKTLIAEAAAVATVARGRRLFYTTPLKALSNQKFREFRETFGEDNVGLLTGDSAVNKDAQVLIMTTEILRNMLYQSVGMASARDSLFHVDVIVLDEVHYLSDISRGTVWEEIVIYSPKAVQLICLSATVANPDELAGWIGQIHGKTELVTSTKRPVPLTWHFSTKTSLLPLLDKTGKHMNRRLSVNYMQLNAPPTKSYKDDGSRRRNSRRRNRETSYDDSTGNMSRRPLSKNDINLIYRSQVPQVTDTLWHLKSKDMLPALWFIFSRKGCDAAVQYIEDCNLLDDYEASEVDLALKRFRIKYPDAIRESAVKGLLRGVAAHHAGCLPLWKSFIEELFQRGLVKVVFATETLAAGINMPARTAIIASLSKRSDSGRTLLSSNELLQMAGRAGRRGTDDKGHVVLIQNPYEGAEAGCKVLFAGLEPLVSQFTASYGMVLNLLAGSKVTRRSNESDETKASLSGRTLDEARKLVEQSFGNYVGSNVMLAAKEELARIEKEIEMLTMDISDDAIDRKSRKLLTGPAYKEIANLQEELRAEKRIRAELRKRMESEKLSSLRPLLKECENGQLPFLCLQYKDSEGVQHSIPAVYLGKVESLSGSKLKNLVSVDDSFALNAVAAESEPTSVFEPSYYAALGSDNSWYLFTEKWIKTIYKTGFPNVALAQGDSLPREIMSMLLDKTEMKWEKLAESNLGGFWGMEGSLETWSWSLNVPVLNSLSEHDELLHKSETFNRAVERYKEQRSKVSRLKKKISRTQGFREYKKIIDMANFTEEKIKRLKGRSRRLTNRIEQIEPSGWKEFLQISNVIHETRALDINTHTIFPLGETAAAIRGENELWLAMVLRNKILLSLKPTELAAVCASLVSEGIKIRPWKNNSYIYEPSSTVVDVVSFLDEQRSTFLQLQEKHGVNKPCYLDTQFAGMVEAWVSGLTWREIMMDCAMDEGDLARLLRRTIDLLVQIPKLPDIDPVLQSNAKTASNIMDRPPISELAG